From Amycolatopsis sp. YIM 10, the proteins below share one genomic window:
- a CDS encoding biotin transporter BioY produces MSTLTLAARRPVLADLIPGALARDITLVAAGAGLTGLAAQLVIPVPGSPVPMTGQTFAALLVGAALGWQRGGAAMLLYLLVGAAGVPWFNGGTSGMFGASAGYILGFVLAGALVGALAGRGGDRTPLRTAGTMVLGNLAIYAVGVPWLMASASMDLGTAFDKGVLPFLLGDALKIVVAAGLLPVTWALVNRFRRQN; encoded by the coding sequence TTGTCGACGCTGACCCTCGCCGCCCGCCGTCCGGTGCTGGCGGATCTCATCCCCGGTGCGCTGGCCCGTGACATCACCCTGGTCGCCGCCGGTGCCGGGCTCACCGGCCTGGCCGCGCAGCTGGTGATCCCGGTGCCGGGCAGCCCGGTGCCGATGACCGGCCAGACCTTCGCCGCCCTGCTCGTCGGCGCGGCGCTGGGCTGGCAGCGCGGTGGCGCCGCGATGCTGCTGTACCTGCTCGTCGGCGCGGCGGGCGTGCCGTGGTTCAACGGCGGCACGTCGGGCATGTTCGGCGCGAGCGCCGGGTACATCCTCGGCTTCGTGCTCGCCGGCGCGCTGGTCGGCGCGCTCGCCGGGCGCGGCGGTGACCGCACCCCGCTGCGCACCGCGGGCACCATGGTGCTCGGCAACCTGGCGATCTACGCGGTCGGTGTGCCGTGGCTGATGGCGTCCGCGTCGATGGACCTCGGCACCGCCTTCGACAAGGGCGTACTGCCGTTCCTGCTCGGCGACGCGCTGAAGATCGTCGTGGCGGCCGGCCTGCTGCCGGTCACCTGGGCGCTGGTGAACCGCTTCCGCCGCCAGAACTGA
- a CDS encoding ATP-dependent DNA helicase, translating into MPKSAELTAARKDSFPGVLELLTHAVESVGGAERAGQVEMADAVGRAIRTGEHLAVQAGTGTGKSLAYLVPAIRHAVEKGTTVVVSTATIALQRQLVDRDLPRLAKALKKPLGREPTFAILKGRRNYLCLHRLDTGAPEEPEDQGLFDPFAVSRMGKEVKRLHEWSSDTETGDRDELVPGVSDQAWRQVSVSARECLGVSRCPIGTDCFAERARGEAGRADVVVTNHALLAIDALQGYQVLPEHDLVIIDEAHELVDRVTSVATAELTSAMVSTAGRRCGKLIDADVADRLMEASDGLALVLDDLPSGRMDSLPQALKGALPAVRDAAHTCLSSLGSDRKDDGADEATARKLARTLLEEIHDTAVRLLEAFDEDQAHRPDVVWLSGDPYSSNPRPPALHVAPLSVAGLLRERVFGATTTVLTSATLALGGTFDTLARQWGLPPSQAAERKSDPGTATEKAAPSDKQTIRWTGLDVGSPFDHRKNGILYMAKHLPTPGRDGLAERTLDEIAELIDAAGGRTLGLFSSMRAAKQATEELRDRIKHPILCQGDDSTSLLVRKFSEDPRTCLFGTLSLWQGVDVPGPSLQLVLVDRLPFPRPDDPVSSARQRAVEARGGNGFLTVAATHAALLLAQGVGRLHRSTSDRGVVAILDSRLANARYGGFLRASLPPFWPTTDPEVARAALRRLDAAAPA; encoded by the coding sequence GTGCCGAAGTCAGCTGAACTCACCGCCGCACGCAAGGACAGCTTTCCGGGGGTGCTGGAGCTGCTCACGCACGCCGTGGAGTCGGTGGGCGGCGCCGAGCGCGCCGGTCAGGTGGAGATGGCCGACGCGGTCGGCCGCGCCATCCGCACCGGCGAGCACCTCGCCGTGCAGGCGGGCACCGGGACCGGCAAGTCGCTGGCCTACCTGGTGCCCGCGATCCGGCACGCGGTGGAGAAGGGCACCACGGTGGTGGTCTCCACCGCGACCATCGCGCTGCAACGCCAGCTCGTCGACCGTGACCTGCCCCGGCTGGCGAAGGCGCTGAAGAAGCCGCTCGGCCGCGAGCCGACCTTCGCCATTCTCAAGGGCCGCCGCAACTACCTCTGCCTGCACCGGCTCGACACCGGCGCCCCGGAGGAGCCGGAGGACCAGGGCCTGTTCGACCCGTTCGCCGTCTCGCGCATGGGCAAGGAGGTCAAGCGGCTGCACGAGTGGTCGTCGGACACCGAGACCGGCGACCGGGACGAGCTGGTGCCCGGTGTCTCCGACCAGGCGTGGCGGCAGGTGTCGGTGTCCGCGCGCGAATGCCTCGGTGTGTCGCGCTGCCCGATCGGCACCGACTGCTTCGCCGAGCGCGCGCGGGGTGAGGCCGGGCGCGCGGACGTGGTGGTCACCAACCACGCACTGCTCGCCATCGACGCGCTGCAGGGTTACCAGGTGCTGCCCGAGCACGATCTGGTGATCATCGACGAGGCACACGAACTGGTCGACCGGGTCACCTCGGTGGCCACCGCGGAGCTGACCAGCGCGATGGTCTCCACCGCCGGGCGCCGCTGCGGGAAGCTGATCGACGCCGACGTCGCCGACCGGTTGATGGAGGCCAGCGACGGGCTGGCGCTGGTGCTCGACGACCTGCCGTCCGGCCGGATGGACTCGCTGCCGCAGGCGCTCAAGGGCGCGCTGCCCGCGGTCCGCGACGCCGCGCACACCTGCCTGTCCTCGCTCGGTTCCGACCGCAAGGACGACGGCGCCGACGAGGCCACCGCCCGCAAGCTCGCGCGCACCCTGCTGGAGGAGATCCACGACACCGCGGTCCGGCTGCTGGAGGCGTTCGACGAGGACCAGGCGCACCGGCCGGACGTGGTGTGGCTCAGCGGTGACCCGTACTCGTCGAACCCGCGCCCGCCCGCGCTGCACGTGGCCCCGCTGAGCGTGGCCGGGCTGCTGCGCGAACGGGTCTTCGGCGCCACCACCACGGTGCTCACCTCGGCCACGCTGGCGCTCGGCGGCACCTTCGACACGCTGGCCAGGCAGTGGGGGCTGCCGCCGTCGCAGGCGGCCGAGCGGAAGTCCGATCCCGGCACGGCCACCGAGAAGGCGGCGCCGTCGGACAAGCAGACCATTCGCTGGACCGGGCTGGACGTCGGCTCGCCGTTCGACCACCGCAAGAACGGCATTCTCTACATGGCCAAGCACCTGCCGACGCCCGGCCGGGACGGGCTCGCCGAGCGCACGCTGGACGAGATCGCCGAGCTGATCGACGCGGCGGGCGGGCGCACGCTCGGCTTGTTCTCCTCGATGCGCGCGGCGAAGCAGGCGACCGAGGAGCTGCGGGACCGGATCAAGCACCCGATCCTCTGCCAGGGCGACGATTCGACCTCGCTGCTGGTGCGCAAGTTCAGCGAGGACCCGCGGACCTGCCTGTTCGGCACGCTGTCGCTGTGGCAGGGCGTGGACGTGCCCGGGCCGTCCCTGCAACTGGTGCTGGTGGACCGGCTGCCCTTCCCCCGGCCGGACGACCCGGTGTCCTCGGCGCGGCAGCGCGCGGTGGAGGCTCGTGGCGGCAACGGTTTCCTCACCGTCGCCGCCACGCACGCGGCGCTGCTGCTGGCGCAGGGCGTCGGGCGGCTGCACCGGTCGACCAGCGACCGGGGCGTGGTGGCGATCCTCGACTCGCGGCTGGCGAACGCGCGGTACGGCGGTTTCCTGCGGGCTTCGCTGCCGCCGTTCTGGCCGACCACGGACCCGGAGGTGGCCAGGGCCGCGCTGCGCAGGCTCGATGCGGCCGCCCCCGCCTGA
- a CDS encoding DUF4267 domain-containing protein — protein MGRKIANGIVLLVGLGIIYVGVRFLLAPVDAAAGYGVAAPGDEGAYFTVKGIRDIASGLVALTLLALGQRRALGWVMLAMTIIPLADGFIVLSHDGPAAAAFGRHFSTATVMLVGVALLLSARAPESARAPEVATPQPA, from the coding sequence ATGGGTCGGAAGATCGCCAACGGCATCGTGCTGCTGGTCGGCCTCGGCATCATCTACGTCGGCGTGCGGTTCCTGCTGGCGCCGGTCGACGCGGCGGCGGGCTACGGGGTCGCCGCGCCGGGCGACGAAGGCGCCTACTTCACGGTGAAGGGCATCCGGGACATCGCGTCCGGGCTGGTCGCGCTGACGCTGCTCGCACTGGGCCAGCGGCGGGCGCTGGGCTGGGTGATGCTCGCGATGACCATCATCCCGCTTGCCGACGGCTTCATCGTGCTGAGCCACGACGGCCCAGCGGCGGCGGCCTTCGGCCGGCACTTCAGCACCGCCACGGTGATGCTGGTGGGCGTCGCGCTGCTCCTGTCGGCCCGCGCACCTGAGTCAGCACGCGCACCGGAAGTGGCAACGCCCCAGCCCGCCTGA